One region of Juglans regia cultivar Chandler chromosome 4, Walnut 2.0, whole genome shotgun sequence genomic DNA includes:
- the LOC109012837 gene encoding adenylate kinase 1, chloroplastic, which produces MAAVSRLAKLSSISYLRRCLSSAVASESNPPYTSPFLPKPDYNLIHKDPKNGHVQWVFLGCPGVGKGTYASRLCNLLGVPHIATGDLVREELASSGPFSQQLSEIVNQGKLVSDELIVSLLSKRLQAGEAKGESGFILDGFPRTINQAEILEGVTDIDLVVNLKLREDVLLEKCLGRRICSECGGNFNLASINAKGENGNPGISMAPLLPPPQCMSKLFTRSDDTETVVKERLHIYNEKSRPVEEFYRSRGKLLEFDLPGGIPESWPKLLEALNLNDYEEKQSAAA; this is translated from the exons atGGCGGCCGTTAGCCGCCTCGCAAAGCTCTCCTCCATTTCCTATCTCAGGAGATGCTTATCTTCGGCCGTTGCATCCGAATCCAATCCCCCTTATACCTCTCCTTTCCTTCCAAAGCCTGACTATAATCTAATCCACAAAGACCCCAAGAACGGACATGTCCAATGGGTATTCCTGGGCTGCCCCGGCGTGGGCAAGGGCACCTACGCCAGCCGCCTTTGTAATCTCCTCGGCGTCCCCCACATCGCTACTGGAGATCTAGTCCGGGAAGAGCTCGCCTCCTCTGGCCCCTTCTCTCAGCAG CTATCTGAGATTGTTAACCAAGGTAAACTGGTGTCGGATGAACTTATAGTAAGCTTATTGTCAAAGAGACTGCAGGCTGGGGAAGCTAAAGGTGAATCGGGATTTATTCTTGATGGTTTTCCTCGAACAATAAATCAAGCG GAAATATTGGAAGGCGTGACTGACATTGATTTGGTGGTCAATCTGAAGCTCCGCGAAGATGTTTTGCTTGAGAAATGTCTTGGAAGAAGAATTTGCAGTGAGTGTGGAGGGAATTTTAATTTGGCATCCATTAATGCTAAGGGTGAAAATGGGAATCCTGGTATTAGCATGGCTCCACTTCTTCCCCCACCACAGTGCATGTCAAAGCTCTTTACTCGGTCAGATGATACTGAAACCGTTGTAAAGGAACGGCttcatatatacaatgaaaag AGTCGGCCTGTGGAGGAATTTTATCGAAGCCGAGGAAAATTATTGGAGTTTGACCTCCCCGGAGGGATCCCAGAATCCTGGCCAAAATTGCTGGAAGCTCTCAATCTTAATGATTATGAGGAGAAGCAGTCTGCTGCAGCTTAG
- the LOC109012838 gene encoding glutathione S-transferase L3-like, translated as MAAASVQENLPPSLEATSDPPPLFDGTTRLYIAYVCPFAQRAWITRNYKGLQDSIKLVAIKLQSRPAWYKEKVYAANTVPSLEHNGKIIGESLDVIKYLDSNFEGPSLSPNDPAKKEFAEELIAYTDTFTKTVFSSFKGDPIKESGPVFDHIEEALHKFDDGPFFLGQFSLVDIAFITFFERFHIFFSGVWKHDITAGRPKLTKWIEEVNKIDAYKQTKIDPNEHLETFKARFLAK; from the exons atggCTGCAGC GAGCGTGCAAGAGAATCTTCCCCCGTCCTTGGAAGCCACTTCCGACCCACCTCCTCTATTTGATGGAACTACGAG GTTGTACATTGCTTACGTTTGCCCATTTGCACAGCGTGCATGGATCACCAGAAATTATAAG GGATTACAAGACAGTATCAAATTAGTTGcaattaagcttcaaagcagACCTGCTTGGTACAAGGAGAAAGTCTACGCTGCAAACACG GTGCCATCGTTGGAACACAATGGAAAAATCATAGGAGAGAGTCTCGATGTAATTAAATATCTAGACAGCAACTTTGAGGGGCCTTCTCTTTCACCCAAT GATCCAGCTAAAAAGGAGTTTGCTGAAGAGTTGATAGCTTACACTGACACCTTCACCAAGACAGTGTTTTCATCATTCAAAGGAGACCCTATAAAAGAATCTG GCCCTGTTTTTGATCACATAGAAGAGGCTCTTCATAAGTTCGATGACGGGCCATTCTTCTTGGGACAATTCAGTTTG GTGGACATAGCTTTTATCACATTCTTTGAAAGATTCCATATCTTCTTCTCAGGGGTGTGGAAGCATGACATCACAGCAGGCAGGCCTAAACTTACGAAATGGATCGAG GAGGTAAACAAAATCGATGCTTACAAGCAAACAAAGATTGATCCCAATGAGCATCTGGAAACCTTCAAGGCTCGCTTTCTG GCCAAGTAA
- the LOC109012834 gene encoding WRKY transcription factor 44-like translates to MDTKEAERVVIAKPVASRPTCSSFRSFSELLAGAIGVSPSNVCSTAVAAIRPKTVRFKPMVNRAPPGPVSSQAKISGAAVCNSADEVPKFESKATVVYKPLAKFVSKTTASLLANMGNFNTNHQPPQPTVETSSQHSNQEKHKFRSQKSSNLHQKIPSQVETMQAVGPSKVASQKLEEDPKALPTTANGDSPSYDGYNWRKYGQKQVKGSEYPRSYYKCTHPNCPVKKKVERSLDGQIAEIVYKGEHNHSKPQPLKRNSSGTTQTLGIVSDGLGQDTTSSRYNEGNDGSEGRVENQNEVGLAARSTYQGNAALTCDPVSTGTIAAAAAGTPDNSCGLSGECEEGNKTMELADEKPKSKKRKSESQSNEAGLLGKGTQEPRIVLQNSTDSETMTDGFRWRKYGQKVVKGNPYPRSYYRCTSLKCSVRKHVERTSEDPRAFITTYEGKHNHEMPLKNTNPVVSETDFLAPRSKERRT, encoded by the exons ATGGATACTAAGGAAGCAGAGAGAGTAGTTATTGCTAAGCCAGTTGCCTCAAGACCGACTTGTTCCAGTTTTAGATCTTTCTCAGAACTTCTTGCAGGCGCCATTGGTGTCTCGCCCTCCAATGTGTGTTCAACTGCAGTTGCTGCTATTCGACCAAAGACAGTGAGGTTCAAGCCAATGGTGAATCGTGCTCCACCTGGGCCGGTTTCTTCTCAG GCCAAAATCTCTGGAGCAGCTGTTTGTAATTCAGCTGATGAGGTTCCGAAATTTGAGAGCAAAGCAACTGTGGTATACAAACCATTGGCGAAATTTGTATCAAAGACGACTGCTTCTCTCTTGGCAAATATG GGAAACTTCAATACTAATCATCAACCACCACAACCAACAGTCGAGACCTCTTCCCAACATTCAAACCAAGAGAAACATAAGTTCAGATCCCAAAAAAGCTCAAATCTTCACCAGAAAATTCCCTCACAAGTTGAAACAATGCAGGCAGTTGGGCCCTCAAAGGTAGCATCCCAGAAACTGGAGGAGGATCCGAAAGCTTTGCCGACTACAGCTAATGGTGACAGTCCTTCTTATGATGGATATAATTGGAGAAAATATGGCCAAAAGCAAGTCAAAGGAAGTGAGTACCCAAGAAGTTATTATAAGTGCACACATCCAAATTGCCCCGTGAAAAAGAAGGTTGAGAGATCATTGGATGGTCAGATTGCAGAGATTGTTTACAAGGGTGAGCACAACCATTCAAAGCCTCAGCCTCTTAAGCGCAACTCATCAGGGACAACACAAACGCTAGGAATTGTATCTGATGGGCTTGGTCAAGATACCACCAGCAGCAGATACAATGAAGGAAATGATGGTTCTGAAGGCAGAGTAGAAAATCAGAATGAAGTAGGATTGGCTGCACGTTCTACTTATCAGGGTAATGCTGCACTAACTTGTGATCCTGTTTCAACTGGTACaattgctgctgctgctgctggtaCTCCTGATAATTCCTGTGGCCTTAGTGGAGAATGTGAAGAAGGGAACAAAACAATGGAGCTGGCGGATGAGAAACCCAAAAGCAAAAAAAG GAAAAGTGAGAGTCAATCCAACGAAGCAGGTCTATTAGGGAAAGGCACACAAGAGCCCCGCATTGTGTTGCAAAACTCCACAGATTCTGAAACTATGACCGATGGCTTTCGCTGGAGGAAATATGGACAGAAGGTTGTCAAGGGAAATCCATATCCCAG AAGTTACTACAGATGTACCAGTCTCAAATGCAGTGTGCGCAAACATGTGGAAAGAACATCAGAAGATCCAAGAGCTTTTATCACAACATATGAGGGAAAACATAACCACGAAATGCCACTCAAGAACACAAATCCAGTGGTTTCCGAAACAGATTTCCTCGCCCCTAGAAGTAAAGAAAGGAGAACATGA